The Bos mutus isolate GX-2022 chromosome 11, NWIPB_WYAK_1.1, whole genome shotgun sequence nucleotide sequence gggtactgaacatagttctctgtgctatataataggacatggctgtttatccattctatacatggtagtttacatctgctaaccctcTGGTCCATCTCTCCCCCCATTTCTCTTCTCCTTGGcaaccaaaagtctgttctctatgtccgtgagtctgtttctgtttcataaataagttcatttgtgttatattttagattccatgtataaaagGTAgcatatgtatttgtctttctctttctgagttacttcatgTAAGTACaattgataatctctaggcccatccatgttgctgttactggtgttatttcattctttttatggctgagtagtactccaatgtatgtatatatatatatatataccatatcttctttatcccttcatctaaACAttgctggacatttaggttgtttctgtcttggctattgtgaatagtgttgctatgaacatgataggggtgcatatatctttttgaattacagttttgtttggatatatacccaggagtgggattgctaaatcatatggAAATTCTGGGAaacctccatcctgttttccatagttaCTGAACCaacttacatttctaccaacagtgcagaggtttcctttttctccacaccagGAGAGTACTGCTAATAAGGGAATGAAATTCTGGTCAATGAACATTTGTCAAGTAAATACAACATGCCATCATCTTTCTTAGGGTTTGGTGACATTAAAGCTTTGAGTTATATTCAAATGGAAAAATCCAATACAAGAGATGAATCAAAATGAGGTTCTGATTTAAATAAAAGTTGGGTGTCACTGTAAGAAAAACATTGCTCTACTGCAGAGTTTGCCCAGGGCCCCTTTTATGTCCTTGTTCCTAAGGCTGTAGATAAAGGGGTTCAACATGGGTGTGACCACCGTGTACATGAGAGCCACAATGATGTCCTTGTCAATGAAATCACTCAGTGTTGGGAAGAGGTACTGCCCAAATATTGACCCATAGTACAGAGTCACTACAGAGAGATGGGCGCCACACGTGGACAATGCTTTGCAGATCCCCTTGGTTGAAGGGACCCTTAGGATGGTGGCCCCGATGTACCCGTAAGATACCAGGATACATGTGAATGGCAGAGTAATGACCACCACGCCTACTGTGAACATGACCAACTCATTGAGGAAGATGTCTGAGCAGGACAATTTGAGCAGAGTACCAAGGTCACAGAAGAAATGGGGGATGGTGTTGTCAGCACAGAAGGATAATTGGGTCAGGAGGAGAGTGTGAGAAAGGGAGCTGGCACCAGACAGGATCCAGGATCCGGCCACTAGGAAGGCACACAGCTCCTGCTTCATGATGGTGGTGTAGTGAAGGGGGCGACATACAGCAACATAGCGGTCATACGCCATGGAGGTAATAAGGAAGCTGTCCAGATcagtaaaaaatatgaaaaaatacatttgtgcTATGCACCCTGCATAGGGCATGGATTGATCCTGGGTTTGCATGCTCATTAGCATGTTAGGGACAGTGACAGATGAGAAGGAGACATCAGTGAGGGCCAAGTggctgaggaagaagtacatgggggtgtgcaggCGAGGGTCCAGCCTGATGAGCAGGAGGATGAGCAGGTTGCCCAGCACCGTGGTCAGGTACATGCCCAGGAACAGGGCGAAGAACATGCCCTGCTGCTCTGGCCGGATGGggagccccaggaggaggaacTCGGACGCACTGCTCTGGTTCTCCCTCCTCATGCTCCTCTCCTGTCTGCTGCAGATGAAGAATGGTTGAGAATATGAAGGTCTCTGAAATAATTTTATCAgtcatgtaaaaaatatatatctgatttTGGGAAGTAGGAAACAACGTATTTCTTATATACTCCTTATACGTTGACACATAAGGGAATTAGAAAAAATTACCAACGAGGGACGTTAAAGAGAGCCATCTTTTCTTGATTCACTAGCAAAATAGCATTCATGTATCTGTGTCGCTGAGGGTGAGTACATGATGACACAGCCATTTTACTGCCCCATGAGTGCTCTGTGGTGAGGATCATCAACCATTGCACAGCAACCTTTAGAAGAATTGACTTCAACAACCACTGTTAAATTTTGTATGGGAGTTATACTTTTCAtatgaaaggataaaaaaaagtATTGTATTTGCTAAAGAGCACTCctcatatacacatattttgtatttttttcaattcagAGAGCGTCCTTAAGAAACTCTGGATTATGTTAATCCATTCTCCCTCCTGCAGCCAAagagagattcctttaaaaacctaTATTCCTTTTTTGAAAACCTAGATGACTTCCCCTGTTTAAAAATTCTCAAAGGATTCCCATGGATCTTATGATGAAGTGAAACAACCTTAATATGGTTTAGAGACCCTAAGAAATCTATGTGTGTCTCCTACATTTCCAATCTCTTCTTCCTCATCCCCATCATCCTCAACCTTGCTGACATCTCTGTTCCATCTTTCCTGGAAAGACAGATTTCCATTTGATGTCATTTAGACTCCCTCCCCTTTGGTGGTTGTACATTCTCTGGGATCCTATGTTATGTTAAGAAATCAAAGACCAATCGGACTCCCAGCAAATATTTAATGCAAAtttatttatggtttattttCTAGACAGAAGGCTAAGGGATGATGTAGCATCATATATACAAAGTGTACaaagtacagtccatggaattctccaggccagaaaactggagtgggtagcctttcccttctccaggggatcttcccaacccagggatcaaacccaggtcccccgcattgcaggcagacaagggaagcccaaaaatactggagtgggtagcctatcccttctccagaagatcttcccaacccaggaattgaacggggtctcctgcattgcaggtggattctttaccaactgagctataagggaagccctatatatacaAAGTATATCATTTTTAATACATTCCCTTTCCTCTCTATGCAACATAATAacatctcattaaaaaataaggaCTATTATCAAAAGATGccaaaataagtgaaatattaGCTGTATCCCAAACTTTCATCTCCTTATTAGATGGTCCTGTcttttaatacactttctagtTGGTGATTGTAAGCAGAAATAGTAACCTGCAAAGATGTCCATGTTCTAGTACCCAGAACCTGTGTCTATGGCAAGAGAGGAATTAAGCTACAGGTGGAATTGAGGCTGCTAATCATCTGATTTAATACAAGATTACCCTGGATTATCTTGTGGGCCCACAGGTGTCTTTAAATGTAGAAGTGGAAAGCTGAAGTTTGTCAGAGATTTTAAGACATTATGCTCCTGGCatagaagatggaggaaggggctacAAGCAATGAATGCAAGTGtcttctggaagctggaaaaggcatgGAGACAATTCTCCTTTAGAGTCTTCAGGAGAAATGCCAACAAGTCAAAGACCTTCAGAGCTGTAAGACAATAAATATGTGGGCTTTTTAACTTACTAAATTTGTGGCAATTTCTTTGAGTGGAAATAAGAAACAGTTATACCAATAATGGGAGGATTTCAAACATACTCAAATACTTTGGTTATTTGGGTACCAAAGTGAAACAAAATCCCTGGGTCCTTCCCTAACTTTCACCTTGTATACCACAAAAAACAATAGCTTCACAGAACAAACTCCTACCTAGTATGTAAGGACATGAGGTTACTATCTCATTGGAAGCATTTGCCATTGGTCACAATGGCGACTCAGAAACATCCGTTCTCCTGCATTCAGCAACTGGACTCTGTCAGGACCCAAAGCAAGTAGAATTCCTCCTGAAAGACTCTGCTTCTCTGAATCTCTGTTTTATCTCTTgattcacttttctccttttgcttttttctctcttcctgttcccaccttcactttatttttctttcattttctcctactTTCTCTCTCAGTTCTTACTCTCTCTGCCTCTGCATCTTCATTCTTTGACACTCCAAGTCTCTATTCCTTCTCCATActctctcttattttctctttcccttttccatgCCCAAATCAGCTTTCTGATTTCTCCTCATCCATACCCATATTTTAACTTACAtattgcagagaaaaaaaaatatccattctGTCCCCAGTACTGACCTTAAGTGCATTTATGACCCAGTGTGAGGTGGATAAATATGTCCTGAGATTGTCTTTAGGGGACCTGAATATCAGCTTCCAAAGCCATCAACATTTCTTGAGCatcaaaaagaaaagctataagcTCAGACTCTCACTCCTGTCTACCAGCCCCACATTTATGAACTGAGAAGTATAACTAGCCAAGGAAGGAACCCTAGGGGATGGGGAAATGAACTTGTAGTTTACAGTTTAAAGATGTCCGTCAGACTTGGGTTAATTGCCCAATTTCCTCCTTGGTTCCTCTAGGAAATCTGTCCCATGGGAAGGATGTTTGTGTTGGAATCTTATAGAATGAACCAATGGAGGAAGAATCTCAGGCACCCTCAGTCTTCTTTCTGTTTCAGCTTCTGTTTCCCAGCTTTATTCACATTTTGGTGTAAGATAAACTCCagagagttattttttaaaaaattactggttCCAGTGAGGTCCAGGTAGCCAAATGACCAAGTGGTGTCTGAGAACTTAGAACTCTATCCCACTCAAAAGGCTTTTATTGGGCTATACCCACCAGGTAACCCAAAGGAAATGATTTTGTGTTTAATCTCTCTAGTGGTCATCATGCAATGCAAACTGGCAAGAGGCAGTTTTTTCTTTAGAGGTTTTGTTGCTTTCTTGACAAACTTAGTTTTGGTTAcatcaaataaaaacaattctcaaggaaggaaaaaagaagggaagaaagaaggaaggaggggaagaaggaaagaaaatagatgaaaaataaCCCACAATGGAAACAAACTTGGAAATGGGAAAGGATGTTGACACACACGACCCAGAAAAGTTGACTCAAAATTTAACAGCTTCAGATTCTTTGAAATTGACTTTTTGAAGAAGAAGATCATTTGTTGTGCCACTAGCGATCGTTAGGAGTGAGGTACACAGGACACAGTGGTGTTTACAGCTTGAGATGATCTTTGACGGTCTTTTATTCAAcctgcatttctcttctttttttttttttaattttattttatttttaaactttacataattgtattagtttacttatttaattttggctctTCTGGGCCCTCACTGCtgcatatgggctttctctagttgtggtgagcaagggctactctctcgttgcagtgcttgggcttctcattgcagcggcttctcttgttgcagagcacgggctctaaagcacttgggcttcagtagttgtgactctcAGACTTAATGGCCCCGTGGCATGTTacgtcttcctggaccagggattgaacctgtgtcccctgtattggcaggtagattcttaaccactggaccaccagggaagtccctatccgCTTCTTAAAGTTTCTCAACCCATGGATTTTTCTTCCTGGACTCTCCCTTTCCCATGTTCACAAAACTAATACTTTCAATACTTATAAAGGAAAGGCAGGGTTATATAAATATTATGGCCAGAAgtatctttaaaatacatttatgtcTCTGCTCTCAACaacaaaatactttatttaacATTTTGGAGCACATGATTCTaggttttaagaaaataatactcTGCATCTTTGCAAATAGTTGTAAATATGCCTATATACAAATTTTCTATTATGTTATTTCAAAAATGACATATAAGATTTTCATAAATATCAGTTTAACAGTTACATAATATTCCAATGGGAGTATACCACAGTGACTTTTACCCATCACTTGTTGATAGAAACTAAGCTATAACtacttattatcttttaaaactataCCACAATTCAACATTTTCCTAATTATAATCCTAAGGAAAGCTTTTTTCAGTACAGGGCAAAgagtagaaaaatgcaaataattcaaCATGACTTCCAAGGTTCTGCACCATTCATTCCTGCTAATTTCTCTTGCCACATCCTGAACTTCGTCCCCTGATGCGGTGTACATTTCAGCCTTTCAATTTTCCTGAATAGTTTCCTgaatttcttgccttttctcttttccatgcCTTTTCCTGttcctctatttttctctctctgaagtGCTCTGTCTTCACGCTTTCATGGCATCTTTTACTTGTTTTTTGTCTTAGGTCTCTGCTTATCTGTAACTTCCTAAAACCTACCTTACTTGACTCCTTGAATTTGGATTTGGCACCCTTCCTCTGTGCTCCCATAACTCTCATCACTTGCTTTTGTTACAACACTTGACACGCACTGTTTTTTCTCTCCTGCTCAGTAGATCGGGAGCTCTTCTAGAGAAAAGAAATGTGGTTTCAAATCTTTATTCAGAGTCCCTCACAAAACCCTTGACACATAGTAGTTACACGATATTTTTATCAATGAGTACACAAACACTGTTGGAAAATATTGAGTAAAATGCTATCTCCTCCACTTGattctgtatctcttttttttttttttttttttttgccagtctgAATGGAGTAGATTTCTGACACTGATGGCTTCTCACACTAATACTTATGgctaaagaatatattttaagccCTAATTATGTGCCAACTACTGTTATTTGTCACAACTGACCACCCAAAAATCCCTGTATGGagtcaattatttctttttctttttttaatttttaacgtttattttattgtgataagAACAGTTAGCATGAGACTTATTCTCTTAATgtgttttaaagtatacagtataATATTGTTGTACAGATACAATATTTTATAGCAGATCTCTACAACTTATTCATGTTGTTTGACTGAAATTTTATGTCTATTGATTTATGTCTCCTCGTTTCACTTGAACCTCAGCCCCTGAGAACCATCATTCCATCTTGTTGCAGCTTCTCCTGTGAACTTGACTCTTCTAAAAGAGTCAAGAGTCtataatttatatctttttttaaatttaaatttatttattttaattggaggctaattactttacaatattgtattggttttgccatacatcaacatgaatccaccacgggtgtataattatttctataagaaggaaaaattctatttctgagaagaagaaatgaatgatTCTTTGTTAAATGTCTTTATTCCCCAGAGACAAGTATTAATAGCAACTTTCCTCCCAGTTCCAGACTGAATGTGGAAGGAAGAAATTCACACTATTCAGAGCCCACTGTGAGAAGAGAGGCATCATGGTGCAATGGAACAGGGCTTTAGATGTGAAGTTAGCTTGTTTGTGTTTGAATCCTcatttgatcattttcttttGAGCCACTCTCATTTCAATAAAGGGCtacccatgtggctcagtggtaaagaatccgcctgccaatgcaggagacataagagatgcgggtttgatccctgggtcgggaagatcccttagaggaggaaatggaaacccactccagtattcttgtctggaaaatctcatggacagagaagcctggtggactacagcccatggggccacacagagtcagaaatgactgagcgaccaagaaCGTATGCATtgcaataaaatgggaaagctaCTATCTACCTCAAAAATGATTGAGAGGGTTAAATAAATCCCTAGATGCAAACATTCTTAAAATGAATCTGAAATAATGAGTCCTCATTTGTATTCCCAAAGGAATCGACTATCTGTAGTATCTGGAGAAGATACGCCTACTGGGAATGGTTAAGGAAAGTGCATTTATTACTCCCAAATTATTCCTTGCGAGAAATTGACACCCTTGTTCTCCTGGGTCCCAACCTAGCTGCTAAAAATGGATACCTTTGTCATTGCCTTGGATCTGGTGAAAAGAAGAGTGTACCTCCTCCCACTTCAAGACTGAGTGCgtgactttttcctttctccagatcaAAGTATTTtggacagaaaattaaaaattagttcaTACCCttgcatgctgcatgctaagtcacttcggtcatgtcatACCTTTGAGCTCAGAGTATCTGAATTCATCACTCCTGAGTTAGGTAAGGGTGGTATTTATAGATTTCActcagtagtgtgtgtgtgtgtgtgtgtgtgtgtgaatgaatgaatggtccgGTACAAAATCTGGAAGATGATTATACTGTGCTTAgcacttttataattttgttgtgtCATCTCAATAACTTAGTTAGGCATAACAACCATAATTCCTTGGCATTTATACCTTGCCCTTTAATAAATTGTTCTCTTTTTCACAATGGATATCTGGCATGCATGCAAGCTGAGAGCAAAACCTTCCaggtttaataataataatataatcagtatttttttttttttgcaaatagtAGTaaacacgtgtgtgtgctcagttactcagtcatgtctgactctttgtgaccccatggactgtaccccgccagactcctgtgtccatggaattttccaggcaagaatactgaagtgggttatcatttcctactccaagggatcttcccaacccaggaatcgaacccaagtgtcctgtgtctcccacactggcagatgaattctttaccactgtgccacctgggaagctttctaTTATGTTCCTTCAAAAATCATATTATAAGTTTAATGAATTCATTTTATCGGCCACAGGATGTTACTTCCAATAGATGTTTACCATAATTGTCTTAACCTTTCACTTATTGATAGAAATTAGGTAGTCTATGAAAAATACTGATCAGAATTTGATCTGCTTTTGTACTGGGACCCTGAGAAATTCATTTTATAAGCAGTTGTCTTTATAAATTCAGTAGCTGGTCTTCTAGTCTCTCTATTCACTTCTGATTATTTATGTAAGGACTGATGCAGTATATCCACTCAAAAGCTTTGGGGGAAATAACAGAtctcacatttttctctttactgAGGAATATGCATCCAGATGTCTCCTTTCTGTCAGTTGACTTTTCTGGAGTCATTGTAGCATGGTGACTGGGAACACGTGCTTGAAATCAGATAAATATGGAACCAAATGATCTGTCCATCATTTTCTTGCTGAATGATTTATGGCAAATTATTTACACTTGTAAGTCCAACTTTCCAACTGTTAAGTGAGAATGATGCCTTTTTGTGGTCCTTTTAGATATGATGCGATATAAAGTACATCACAGCAGCTGGTCCATGTTATTTACATAGATATGTGGCTAtaagatgattatttttataaatataagatctatatttatataaatatgtggcTAAAAGATGattgttattataattttattatcagTATCATTGACATGATCATCTAGGCACTTATCTTGAAACCACACATCTTCCACTCATCCTCAAactttctgatttacttcccGGTATTTTTGAATATTCTTAGACAGCAAGTACTGTCTTATCTGAGGATATAGTTAATGAAGGCATGTAATACAGTGGGAAGAATACGATTTTTGAAGCCAGGTAGACGTGGGATCAAATCCCAGGGTCACCATATACTAGTGCTATAAGACTGGGCAAGTTTTATCACTGAGTCTCAATGCTCACCTCTCTAATGAGGATCTGAATACCTTTGTATTCAATGCTCACCTCTCTAATGAGGATCTGAATACCTATTTTGAAAAGTTTAGGGAAGAAGTAAAGAGTATTTGAAAATCACCTGGGGCAAATCAAGTGCCAGATCAGATTTTGTTAACAATCTGGCTATTTCTAGCCCTATAGTATACGTTCATCCAAACTGGAAAGACAGTAAACTGACCTCAGTGTCTACAGCCTCTACTCTTATTCTTCCTACACTTCCCCACTTTATCCCTCCTCACTTTGTCTGAAGAGGTCAGTGCCCTTGTTCAGCCACCCAAATCTGGCCCCCAAATATGAACAATTTCCAGTCATTCTGTCTCAATGAATCCTTATGGCTCTCTCTCCCAGGATTACTTATTTCTAAACCTAATCTATAATTGGAACCTTTAAGTTTTTATCTAACTGAAAGAATTTTAGGTACCAGCAACCTGTGAAGGGTGGAATTCTGGGTAGAGATACAGAAGTTTCAATGTTGATCTGCAAATCACACTACACAGGCATAACTCTGCATGTTCCCCGAAGAAAAACTGTTCCCCAAAATCTGAATCTTGGGAATATTAGAAAGAGTACTGCACTGCTCATTTCCCACACTCCATGAAGATTTGGGGGTTGGGGTTGGGTCCGAGATGGTAGAAATCTGGCCAGAAAAGCTTCTGCCTCTAGGACTAAGTAGCAAACTATATTTCATCTGTTTCTgggagacttcagttcagttcagttcagtcactcagttgtgtccgactctttgcaaccccatgaattgcagcatgccaggcctccctgtccatcaccaactcccggagttcactcaaactcatgtgcatcaagtcagtgatgccatccagccatctcatcttctgttgtccccttctcctcctgcccccaatcccttccagcatcagagtcttttccaatgagtcaactcttcacatgaggtggccaaagtactggagtttcagcttcaccatcagtccctccaatgaacacccaggactggtctcctttaggatggactggttggatctccttgcagtccaagagactctcaagagtcttctccaacaccacagttcaaaagcatcaattcttcggcactcagccttcttcacagtccaactctcacattcatacatgaccacagggaaaaccatagccttgactagaccgacctttgttggcaaagtaatgtctctgcttttaaatatgctatctaggtaggtcataactttctctccaaggagtaagcatcttttaatttcatggctgcaatcaccatctgcagtgattttggagcccaaaaaaataaagtctgacactatttccactgtttccccatctatttcccatgaagtgatgggaccagatgccatgatcttagttttctgaatgttgagctttaagccaactttttcactctcctctttcactttcatcaagaggatttttagttccttttcattttctgccataagggtggtgtcatctgcatatctgaggttattgatatttctcccggcaatcttgattccagcttgtgcttcttccagcctagtgtttctcatgatgtactgtgtataagttaaataagcagggtgacaatatacagccctgacatactccttttcctatttggaaccagtctgttgttccatgtccagttctaactgttgctttgtgacctgcatataggtttctcaagagacttAAAGGTAAAGAATTCTTAGATATGGTAATCTGACATCTCATTCCCACATTATTGGGAAATCATTGGCTCCTTTGCTGTAATCATTGAAATCACA carries:
- the LOC106701198 gene encoding olfactory receptor 1J2 — its product is MRRENQSSASEFLLLGLPIRPEQQGMFFALFLGMYLTTVLGNLLILLLIRLDPRLHTPMYFFLSHLALTDVSFSSVTVPNMLMSMQTQDQSMPYAGCIAQMYFFIFFTDLDSFLITSMAYDRYVAVCRPLHYTTIMKQELCAFLVAGSWILSGASSLSHTLLLTQLSFCADNTIPHFFCDLGTLLKLSCSDIFLNELVMFTVGVVVITLPFTCILVSYGYIGATILRVPSTKGICKALSTCGAHLSVVTLYYGSIFGQYLFPTLSDFIDKDIIVALMYTVVTPMLNPFIYSLRNKDIKGALGKLCSRAMFFLQ